The genomic stretch AGCGGATCGCACCCTGGCCGAAGATCATCAGGTTGCGCGAGAGAATGTTCGCGCCCTCCACGGTGATGAAGATCGGCGCACCTTGCCAGCTACGTCCCAGGTAGTTGTTCGGGCCCATGATGATCGCCTTGCCGCCGTGCACATCCATTGCGTGGCTGATGCACTCGCGACCCCGTTCGGTGAGGTGATACTTGAGCACTGCCGAGAGCACCGAGGGTTTTTCGCCAAGGTCCAGGGCGCTGGCGGTGAGCATGCGGGCCGCGTCCATCATCCAGGCATTGCCGCCGATGCGCGCCATGGCTTCCTGAATACCTTCGAAGGCCGAGAGCGGCACGTTGAACTGTTCACGCACCTGGGCATATTGGCCGGTGACCAGGCTGGTGAACTTGGCGGCGCCCGTGCCTACGGCTGGCAACGAAATCGAGCGTCCCACCGACAGGCAGTTCATCAGCATCATCCAGCCCTTGCCGAGCATCTCCTGGCCGCCAATGAGGAACTCCAGGGGCACGAAAACGTCCTTGCCGGAGTTGGGCCCGTTCATGAACGACGCGCCGAGAGGCAGGTGGCGGCGCCCGATTTCCACGCCATCGGTATCGGTGGGAATCAAGGCCAGGCTGATGCCCAGGTCTTCTTCGTCGCCCAGCAGATGGTCCGGATCATAGGCCTTGAACGCCAGGCCGAGCAGCGTGGCCACGGGGCCCAGGGTGATGTAGCGCTTTTCCCAGTTCAGGCGCAGGCCCAGGGTTTCCTCGCCTTGCCATTGGCCTTTGCAGATAATCCCGGTGTCAGGCATCGCGCCGGCGTCGGAACCTGCCAGCGGGCCGGTCAGGGCGAAGCACGGGATGTCATCGCCACGGGCCAGGCGCGGCAGGTAGTGGTTGCGTTGTTCTTCGGTGCCGTAGTGAAGCAGCAGTTCGGCCGGCCCCAGTGAGTTGGGGACCATGACGGTGGAGGCGAGGTCGCCACTGCGGGTCGCCAGTTTCATCGCCACTTGTGAGTTGGCGTAGGAGGAGAACCCCTTGCCGCCGTATTCCCGGGGAATGATCAGGGCAAAAAAGCCGTTGGCCTTGATATGTGCCCAGGCTTCGGCTGGCAGGTCCATGGTCTGGCCGATCTGCCAGTCGCTGACCATGGCGCAGAGCTCTTCGGTCGGGCCGTCGAGGAAGGCCTGCTCCTCTTCGCTCAACTGCGCCTTGGGATAGGCCAGCAGCTTGTTCCAGTCCGGGCGACCGCTGAACAGTTCACCATCCCACCAGACGGTGCCCGCATCGATGGCGTCGCGTTCGGTTTGCGACATGGGCGGCAGGGTTTTCTGGAACCAGTTGAACAGCGGGGCGCTGAAGAACTTGCGCCGCAGATCTGGCAGGAGCAGGGGCGCGGCCACGGCCGCCAGCGCGATCCAGAAAATCAGCAGCAACCAGCCGGGTGCGTGACTCAGGATGCCCATCGCCAGCAGGTAGGCGGCGACGATACCCAGGGCGGGCAGGGGCGCGGTGCGGCGGTGAGCCAGATAGGCAATTGCGACCACTAGAACCAGTATCCACAACAGCAACATATTCAATCCTCCGTGAAACCAGGGTCAAAACCACCCCAAGAGCTTAGTCGGCATCTGCCAAAGGGGGCGGTTGGCACTATGTGTTTGAATGTGTAGGAAATAGGGGGGTGTATTTCGCTTGTGAAACCGGGCGGCAAGCCGAACAAAAGCTGCGTGGGGTGTGTGACAAGCTCTCATGTTTGGCCGATATGTCGTTATCTCTGTGCTGAGGGTGTCGCTAGACTCGGGGCTTCCCCAGGAGATTGTTCTCATGCACGAGTATCTGAGTCCCGGCCGCTTCATCGATAGTGACCACCTGTCGGTGGTGGAGTTCGCCGAAAAACATCGGGGTAGCAGTCCAGACCCGGTCACGCAGGCGGTCAATCTCTATTACGCCGTGCGCGAGGCCGTGCGCTACAACCCCTATACCTTCAGTCGTGATCCCGAGACGCTGCGCGGCAGCTTTGCCCTGGCCACCGGTGAAAGCTACTGCGTGCCCAAGGCCACTTTGCTGGCCGGCTGTGCCCGGCATTGCGGCATAGCGGCACGCATCGGCCTGGCGGATGTGCGTAATCACCTGTCGACCCCGCGCCTGATCGCCTTGCTCAAGAGCGATGTGTTCGCCATGCACGGGTACACCGAGCTGTATCTGCAGGGGCGCTGGGTCAAGGCGACGCCGGCGTTCAATGCGCGGCTGTGTGAAATTTTCGATGTGCCGGCGTTGGAGTTCGACGGAGTCAACGACAGTGTGTTTCATGCCTTCAACCGCCAGGGGCTGCAGTCCATGGAGTACCTGGTGGATCACGGGCAGTTTGCCGATGTGCCCGAGACGTTCTTTTTCGAGCATCTGCAACAGTGCTATCCGCATTTGTTCAGCGAGCGGATGCCGGCCCTGCTGGGGGACATGCAGAGCGATTTGTCTGACGCTTGATCCGGCGTAGACTGCCCCGGCATTCATCCATTGAGGGAAGGTCATGCTGAAGATCTGGGGTCGGAAAAACTCGTCGAACGTCAGAAAACCACTGTGGGCGGCGCAGGAACTTGGCCTGGCCTATGAGGCCATCGACGCCGGCGGCGCGTTTGGGGTTGTCGATACGCCCGAGTACCGTGCCATGAACCCCAACGGCCGGGTGCCGGTGATCGAAGATGACGGCTTTGTGCTGTGGGAATCCAACACCATCGTGCGATACCTGATGGCTCGTCACGCCAATGCGACCCATTGGTACCCAGCCGATGTCCAGGCTCGCGCCAGTGCCGAAAAATGGATGGACTGGACCACCTCGAGTTTCGCCGGACCCATGCGTACGGTGTTCTGGGGAGTGTTGCGCACCCCGCCCGCGCAGCAGGACTGGTCGGCGATCAACGCCGCGATCAAGGAGTGCGAAGCTTTGCTGGCGATGGCGGACCAGGCGTTGGCCAGCCAACCCTATCTGTCCGGTGCCGAGATCGGCATGGGCGACATTCCCCTGGGCAGTTTCATCTATGCCTGGTTCGAGATGCCCATCGAGCGCACTCCGCAACCCCATCTGCAAGCCTGGTACGCGCGCCTGAAACAGCGCCCGGCCTATCAGAAAGCGGTCATGACCGCGTTGACTTAATACTGACTATCAATACGCGTGACTGTACTTGTGCGACTTCGCCAAGCACCATAACGCTCATGCGCCGCGGTGGTTTTACTCGCCGCGAGCCGCAACGTATTTCTCACTTCCCTTCTTGGTGCGTAAATCCGATATGAGTTCTGCTCTGTCCATCCGGCAGCTAACCAAAACCTACGGCAACGGTTTCCAGGCCCTGAGTGGTATCGATCTGGATGTCGCTGAAGGTGATTTCTTCGCCTTGCTCGGCCCCAACGGGGCTGGCAAATCCACCACCATCGGCATTCTCTCGACCCTGGTCAACAAGACCAGTGGCAGCGTGAATATCTTCGGTCACGACCTGGACCGCAACCCGGCCGCGCTCAAGCGCAGCATCGGCGTGGTGCCCCAGGAGTTCAACTTCAACCAGTTCGAAAAGACCTTCGACATCGTAGTGACCCAAGCGGGCTACTACGGCATTCCCCCCAAGGTTGCCAAGGAGCGGGCCGAACAGTACCTGACCCAGCTTGGCCTGTGGGACAAGCGCGATGTTCCGTCGCGCTCACTGTCCGGCGGCATGAAGCGCCGCTTGATGATCGCCCGCGCGCTGGTGCACGAGCCGCGCCTGCTGATCCTCGACGAGCCTACTGCCGGCGTCGATATCGAACTGCGGCGCTCGATGTGGAGCTTCCTCACCGAGCTGAACCAGAAGGGCATCACCATCATCCTCACCACCCACTACCTGGAAGAGGCCGAGCAGCTGTGCCGCAACATCGGCATCATCGACCACGGCACCATTGTCGAAAACACCAGCATGCGTAACCTGCTCGGTCAGTTGCATGTCGAGACGTTCCTGCTCGACCTCAAGCACGACATGCAGGTGGCGCCGCAGTTGATCGGCTACCCGAGCCGGCGGATCGACAGCCATACCCTGGAAGTCCAGGTGGATAAAGCGGTGGGCATCACGGCGTTGTTCGCTCAATTGGCGACGCAGAACATCGAAGTGTTGAGCCTGCGCAATAAAACCAATCGCCTCGAGGAGTTGTTCGTGTCCCTGGTGGAGAAAAACCTGGCGAAGGTGGCCATATGAGTTCCGAACTGCAACCCAACCTCGTTGCCCTCAACACCATCGTTTACCGTGAAGTGCGCCGGTTTACCCGGATCTGGCCGCAGACCTTGCTGCCGCCGGCGATCACCATGGTTCTGTACTTCGTGATTTTCGGTAATCTGATCGGCCGGCAGATCGGTGACATGGGTGGCTTCACCTACATGGAGTACATCGTGCCGGGCTTGATCATGATGTCGGTGATCACCAACTCCTACGGCAACGTAGTGTCGAGTTTCTTCGGCAGCAAATTCCAGCGCTCCATCGAAGAGCTGATGGTGTCGCCGGTTTCACCGCACACCATTCTGATCGGCTACACCCTGGGCGGTGTGCTGCGCGGCTTGATGGTTGGGGTGATCGTGACCTTGCTGTCGATGTTCTTCACTGACTTGCAGGTGCATCACCTGGGCGTGACTATCCTGGTGGTGGTGCTGACGGCCACTATCTTCTCGTTGTTGGGGTTCATCAATGCGGTGTTTGCGCGTAACTTCGACGATATCTCGATTATCCCGACCTTTGTGCTGACCCCCCTGACTTACCTGGGCGGGGTGTTCTACTCCATCAGCCTGCTGCCGCCGTTCTGGCAGACGGTGTCGCTGGCCAACCCGGTGCTGCACATGGTCAATGCCTTCCGCTACGGCATTCTTGGCGTGTCGGACATCAAGATCAGCATTGCCATCACCTTCATGCTGGTGGCCACCGTGGTGCTGTACGTCGGCTGTGCACGGTTGCTGGTCAGTGGTCGCGGGATGCGCACCTGATACAGGCACCCTGCGACAATAAAAACGGCACCCTGCGAGGTGCCGTTTTTTATTTGGTTCGCCGAGCTTTTTTGCGTCGCGTCCATTGCCGGCCGACCCACCAGCGCCAGTAGGTCATGGTCATGCAGTAAGCCAGGGCACCGAGCACCAGGCCGGCCACCACCGACCCTAGCAGGAACGGTTGCCACAGCGTCGACAGTTCACCGCTGATCCATTCCCAGGTCAGTTCCTCCGGCAGGCTGCGGGCAGGCACATTCATCAGCCAGGCGCCGGTCTGGTAGGTGCAGAAAAACACCACTGGCATGGTAATCGGGTTGGTCAGCCAGACCAGGCTCACCGCGATCGGAATATTGCCGCGCACCGAAATCGCCAGTGCCGCCGCTACCAGCATCTGCATGGGGATCGGCAAAAAGGCGGCAAACAGGCCCACCGCCATGGCCCGGGCTACCGAGTGGCGGTTGAGGTGCCAAAGGTTCGGGTCATGCAGCAGGGTGCCGAGAAAGCGTAAGGACTTGTGTTCCCTGATGCTGCTCGGGTCTGGCATGTAACGTTTGAATAAGCGCCGGGGCATAGGGCTTCTCGGTCAGTTCAGGCGGCAAGTATGCCCGGATTCAAGGAAACGCCCATTCAGACTTTGTGACAATTAATAAATGCGCGGCGCCGTGACTCGGCTAATCCAAGAGAGGGCACTCTCAAGGACGGGCTTATGCGCACAGGGATGTTGGCGCTCGCACTGGGTCTGTTGACCCTGGTTTTTTTGCCGGCCTTACCACCGGTCGGGATGTTGCTGGCGATGGTCTTGCTGGCGCTGATGCTGCTGCCGTTTCGCACCTACCCGCTGGCGTTGTTTCTATTGGGCCTGGTGTGGGCCTGTAGCAGTGCGCAGTGGGCGCTCGATAATCGCCTGGCGCCGGAGCTCGACGGCCAGACCCGCTGGATCGAAGGCCGGGTCGTGGGCTTGCCGCAGTACACACCCGGCGTGGTGCGCTTTGAGTTGGCCGATGCCCAGGCGCGGCGCACCGAGGTGCCGAAGTTGCTCCGGCTGGCCTGGTATGACGGGCCGCGGGTCAACAGCGGCGAACGCTGGCGGCTGGCCGTGAAGCTCAAGCGTCCCGTGGGCCTGCTCAACCCCCATTCCTTTGATTACGAGGCCTGGCTGTTGGCGCAACGCATCGGTGCCACGGCCACCGTCAAGGACGGACAGCGCCTGCAGCCTGCGCAATGGGCCTGGCGCGACGCGGTTCGCCAGCGTTTGCTGGCCGTCGACGCCCAGGGCCGAGAAGGGGCACTGGCGGCGTTGGTGCTGGGCGACAGCTCTGGGTTGAGCCGTGCCGACTGGCAAGTCCTGCAGGACACCGGCACCGTGCACTTGCTGGTGATTTCCGGACAGCACGTGGGTTTGCTGGCGGGGATGGTCTATCTGCTGATTGCGGGTCTCGCCCGGTATGGCCTGTGGCCGCAGCGCCTGGCGTGGTTGCCCTGGGCCTGTGGCCTGGCGTTCGCCGCGGCACTGGGCTATGGGTTGCTGGCGGGATTCGAGGTGCCCGTGCGCAGGGCCTGCGTGATGATTGGCCTGGTGTTGTTATGGCGCCTGCGCTTTCGTCATCTTGGGGCCTGGTGGTCATGGCTGCTGGCGCTCAATGCAGTGCTGCTGTTGGACCCCATGGCCAGTTTGCGCCCGGGGTTCTGGCTGTCGTTTGCTGCGGTGGCGGTGTTGATTTTCACCTTTGGCGGGCGACTGGGGCCGTGGCGCTGGTGGCAAACCTGGACCCGTGCCCAGTGGCTGATTGCGCTGGGCTTATGTCCGGTGCTGTTGATCCTCAACCTGCCCATCAGCCTCACCGGCCCCTTGGTCAATCTGTTGGCCGTGCCCTGGATCAGCTTGCTGGTCCTGCCCCCAGCCTTATTGGGCACGTTATTGCTGCCGGTGCCCTATATCGGGGAGGGCCTGCTGTGGCTGGCTGGCGGTTTGCTCGAGGGGCTGTTCGGCGCGCTGGCCTGGGTGGCGGGGAAACTGCCGGCCTGGGTGGCGCCGGCAGTACCTCTGTGGGTCTGGGCGATCGCCGTGCTGGGCGCGGTATTGCTGTTGCTGCCCAAGGGCTTGCCGCTGCGGTTGCTCGGCTGGCCGATGTTGCTGCTCCTGGTGTTCGCGCCGCTCCGGGAGCTGCCCGAAGGCCGGGCCGAAGTCTGGCAACTGGATGTCGGCCAGGGCCTGGCGATTGTGGTGCGCACCCGGCAGCACACTCTGCTCTATGACACGGGCCCGGGTTTTCGCGACTCTGACCTCGGAGCGCAGGTGGTCCTGCCGGCGTTGCGCAAGTTCGGTGTCCGCCACCTGGACCTGATGCTGATCAGTCACGCCCATGCCGATCATGCCGGGGGCGCTCGCTCGATCTGGCGTGGCCTACCGGTCACGCAGGTGATCAGCGGCGAACCGCCGGACCTGCCGGATGAATTGCGCGCTTTGCCCTGTGTCAGTGGCAAGCAGTGGGAGTGGGACGGAGTGCGGTTTGCCCTGTGGCATTGGCCTGGGGCGACTGACAGCAATCAGAATTCCTGTGTGTTGCAGATTGAGGCCAATGGTGAGCGCCTGCTGCTGACCGGCGATATTGACGCCCGTGCCGAGCGGGTGTTGCTCGATTCGTCGCTGGCGGTCCATAGCCATTGGTTGCAAGCGCCACACCACGGTAGCCGCAGTTCTTCATCCGAGGCTTTTGTCCGCGCGCTGACGCCCCAGGGGGTACTGATTTCCCGGGGGCATGGCAACAGCTTCGGTCATCCCCATCCGCAGGTGGTCGAGCGTTATCAACGCCTGGGAGTGCAGATCTATGACAGTGCCGAGCACGGCGCGGTGCGCCTGCTTCTGGGGGACTTCGCGGCGCCGCAGGCGATGCGTCGTGGAGCACGTTTCTGGCACAGAGCACCGTCCGTCAGCCCCGCACCCTGAGGCGGCGCGGCCTGGTGCCTTTGCCGGGCACGGTCGTCGGCGGGCCCGGCCTCTATGGCCTGTCGGTATGCTAAAGTGGCGCACTTTTTCGAGGGGACTGTCACTGTGTGGGAATTGGTCAAATCCGGCGGCTGGATGATGTTGCCGATCATTTTGAGTTCGATCGCTGCATTGGGCATTGTTGCCGAGCGCCTGTGGACCCTGCGGGCCAGCCGTGTGACCCCGGAGCACTTGCTCGGGCAGGTCTGGGTGTGGATCAAGGACAAGCAACTCAATAAAGAAAAACTCAAGGAATTGCGCGCCAACTCGCCGCTGGGGGAAATCCTCGCCGCGGGCCTGGCCAACTCCAAGCATGGTCGCGAGATCATGAAGGAGTGCATCGAAGAGGCTGCCGCCCGGGTCATTCATGAGCTGGAGCGCTATATCAATGCACTCGGTACCATTGCGGCCATGGCGCCATTACTGGGGCTGCTGGGTACGGTGCTGGGCATGATCGATATTTTCAGTTCGTTCATGGGCTCGGGCATGACCACCAACGCCGCGGTGCTGGCCGGGGGGATTTCCAAGGCCCTGATCACCACGGCCGCGGGCCTGATGGTGGGGATTCCGTCGGTGTTCTTCCACCGGTTCCTGCAACGCCGCATCGATGAACTGGTGGTCGGCATGGAGCAGGAGGCGATCAAGCTGGTTGAAGTGGTGCAGGGCGACCGTGACGTCGACCTGACCGAGGGCAAAGCGTGAAATTCCGCCGTAAGCCACGGGAGAATGTGGACATCAACCTGGCGTCGCTGATCGACGTGGTGTTTATCCTGCTGCTGTTTTTCGTCGTGACCACTACCTTCACCCGGGAAACCCAGCTGCGTGTCGATTTGCCGGAAGCGGTCAGCGGCTCGCCGGCCGAAGATCAGCAGGCCAAGCAACTGGATGTCGCCATCAGCGCCGACGGGACGTTCTCGGTGAACAACCAGGTGCTGCCCAAGAACGACCTGGCCAGCGTGATCGATGCGTTGAAAAAACAGTCCAATGGCGACACCAACCTGCCGCTGTCCATCAGCGCCGATGGCAAGACCCAGCACCAGGCGGTCATCACCGCCATGGACGCCGCCGGCAAGCTGGGATTCACCCATTTGCGCATGACCACTGTCGAGGCGGCTCCGGCACCCTGATGGCCATGTCCGATCGATTGCTCGCCGCGTGGTACGCCGGTCATCCGGCGCTTAAAGTCTTGTGGCCACTGGAGTGGTTGTACCGGCGCGTGGTCACGGCCAAGCGCCGGCGGTTCCTGGCGGGCGAGGGCGAGATCTACCAGCCCCCGGTGCCGTTGATCGTGGTCGGCAACATCACGGTCGGGGGCACCGGCAAGACGCCGTTGATTCTGTGGATGATCGAACACTGCCAGCGCGCCGGCCTGCGGGTCGGGGTGGTCAGTCGTGGCTACGGGGCGACGCCGCCGCAGTTGCCCTGGCGGGTCGAGGCGCAACAGACAGCCGCGATGGCCGGCGATGAGCCGCTGCTGATCGTCCAGCGCACTGGCGTGCCCTTGATGATCGATCCGGACCGCAGTCGCGCCGTCCGTGCGTTGTTGGCCGCCGAGCCGCTGGACCTGATCCTTTCCGACGACGGCATGCAGCATTACCGCCTGGCGCGCGACCTCGAACTGGTGCTGATCGATGCCGCGCGCGGCCTGGGCAATCGTCGTTGCCTGCCGGCTGGGCCGTTGCGCGAGCCGGTGGAGCGCCTGCAAAGCGTTGATGCGGTGCTGTACAACGGCGCCCTGGCTGATGCCGACGATGGTTTTGCATTCCGCTTGCAACCCACGGCTCTGGTCAACCTGTTGACCGGCGAGCGCCGCGGCCTCGAGCATTTTCCAGCGGGGCAGGCGTTGCACGCAGTGGCCGGGATCGGCAATCCGCAACGTTTCTTCACTACCCTTGAAACGCTACACTGGCAGCCTGTGCCACATGCGTTTGCCGACCACGCGCAATACAGCGCGGCGGCCTTGAATTTCACGCCATCGCTACCGCTGGTCATGACGGAAAAGGATGCGGTGAAATGCCGAGCCTTTGCTGCCCCCGACTGGTGGTACCTGGCGGTCGATGCTGCGCCTTCACCGGCTTTCGTGGCCTGGTTCGATACGCAGCTGATGCGGCTGTTGCCCGCACGTCTTTTGCCTTAAACGCTTTTTTCCAGGGAGTTTTTCATGGACACCAAATTGCTCGACATCCTCGCCTGCCCGATCTGCAAAGGTCCACTCAAGCTCAGCGCCGACAAGACCGAACTGATCAGCAAGGGTGCTGGCCTGGCATTTCCGATTCGTGATGGCATTCCGGTCATGCTGGAAACCGAAGCCCGTACCCTGACCACCGAAGAGCGCCTGGACAAATGAGCAACGCGTTCACCGTGGTGATTCCGGCGCGATTTGCCTCCACGCGCCTGCCGGGCAAGCCCCTGCAGATGATTGCCGGCAAGCCGATGGTCCAGCATGTCTGGGAACAGGCGCGTAAAAGTGCCGCCCAACGAGTGGTAATCGCCACCGACGACGCGCGCATTGTCGAGGCCTGCCAGGCCTTTGGTGGCGAAGTGGTGATGACCCGGGTCGACCACAACTCCGGCACTGACCGCCTGGCCGAGGTGGCCACCCAGTTGGGCCTGGCGCCAGATGCCATCGTGGTCAACGTCCAGGGTGACGAGCCGTTGATTCCGCCGAGCGTGATCGACCAGGTCGCCGCCAACCTGGCAGCTCATGCAGAAGCGGGCATGGCGACCCTGGCCGAACCGATCGAAGACCTTGAAACCCTGTTCAACACCAATGTGGTCAAGGTCGTCAGCGACCTCAATGGCCTGGCGTTGACCTTCAGTCGGGCGACCCTGCCGTGGGCGCGCGACCAGTTCGCCAAGAGCCAGACGCAAATGCCTGAAGGCGTGCCGTACCGCCGTCATATCGGGATCTACGCCTACCGTGCCGGCTTCCTGCATGACTTCGTCAGCTGGGGCCCGTGCTGGCTGGAAGACACCGAGTGCCTGGAGCAGCTGCGCGCGCTCTGGCACGGCGTGCGCATTCATGTCGCCGATGCCCTTATTGCCCCGCCAGCGGGGGTCGACACCCTTGAAGACCTCGAGCGCGTCCGTCGCCTGCTGGAGGCCTGATGCGGGTTCTGTTTGTCTGCCTGGGCAATATCTGCCGGTCGCCGACGGCCGAAGGCGTACTGCGGCATAAGCTGCGTGCAGCCGGGCTGACCGGGCAGGTCGACGTGGCTTCTGCCGGCACCGGCGACTGGCATGTCGGCAATCCGCCCGACAAGCGCAGCCAGGCCGCAGCCCTGCGCCGGGGCTACGACCTGTCGGCGCAACGGGCGCAACAGGTAACGCGTGCCGACTTCTCCAGCTACGACCTGATCCTGGCCATGGACCAGAGCAACCTGCGCCACCTCAAGACCCTGCAGCCCACCCAGGGCAAGGCTGAGCTGGACCTGTTCCTGCGTCGATATGAGTCGAGTGTCGATGACGTACCGGATCCTTACTACGACGGTGAACATGGCTTCGAACAGGTGCTGGACCTGATCGAACAGGCCTGCGATTTGCTGGTGATTGAATTGAAGGGACGCTTATGACTTTGCACCTGCAGTCGCAGGTTTCGCTCAAGCCGTTCAACAGCTTTGGCGTGGATGTGCGCGCGCAACTGTTCGCCGAGGCCCGCAGCGATGCCGACGTGCGCCAGGCGCTGGCGTATGCCGACGAGCACGGGCTGCCAATGCTGGTGATCGGCGCGGGCAGCAATCTGCTGCTGACGGCGGATATCCAGGCGCTGGTGCTGCGCATGGCCACTCGCGGGATTCGCCAGTTGAGCGACGATGGCACGCGTGTAGTGATCGAAGCCGAGGCGGGCGAAGCCTGGCACCCCTTTGTGCTGTGGACGCTGGCGCAGGGCTTGTCGGGTCTTGAGAACCTCAGCCTGATTCCCGGCACGGTAGGTGCGGCGCCGATGCAGAACATCGGGGCCTATGGGGTCGAGATCAAGGACGTGTTCGCCGGGTTGACGGCCCTCGATCGCCAGACCGGCGAGCTGCGGGATTTCACCC from Pseudomonas sp. S04 encodes the following:
- a CDS encoding acyl-CoA dehydrogenase; this encodes MLLLWILVLVVAIAYLAHRRTAPLPALGIVAAYLLAMGILSHAPGWLLLIFWIALAAVAAPLLLPDLRRKFFSAPLFNWFQKTLPPMSQTERDAIDAGTVWWDGELFSGRPDWNKLLAYPKAQLSEEEQAFLDGPTEELCAMVSDWQIGQTMDLPAEAWAHIKANGFFALIIPREYGGKGFSSYANSQVAMKLATRSGDLASTVMVPNSLGPAELLLHYGTEEQRNHYLPRLARGDDIPCFALTGPLAGSDAGAMPDTGIICKGQWQGEETLGLRLNWEKRYITLGPVATLLGLAFKAYDPDHLLGDEEDLGISLALIPTDTDGVEIGRRHLPLGASFMNGPNSGKDVFVPLEFLIGGQEMLGKGWMMLMNCLSVGRSISLPAVGTGAAKFTSLVTGQYAQVREQFNVPLSAFEGIQEAMARIGGNAWMMDAARMLTASALDLGEKPSVLSAVLKYHLTERGRECISHAMDVHGGKAIIMGPNNYLGRSWQGAPIFITVEGANILSRNLMIFGQGAIRCHPFVLKEMALAGREDKDQALKEFDGLLLKHIGFAVSNAASTLVLNLGFGHLEHSPGDKLSQGYFRALNRQAAAFAMLADLSMMLLGGELKRRERLSARLGDVLSNMYLASAALKRYHDLDSPEHMRPLFTWAMEESLGQSERALDELLSNFPSKVLGCLLRVIVFPFGRRHKGPDDRLGAEVAGVIGRAKGDPTLEELLGGCYRPQAVEDPVGALQHACNLLNAVHPLQKKLHLALKNGQFKPAAGENLIDAALEAGVLQAVEAQSLREAEAARRKVIDVDDFSKEQLQLAEGKVR
- a CDS encoding transglutaminase-like domain-containing protein — translated: MHEYLSPGRFIDSDHLSVVEFAEKHRGSSPDPVTQAVNLYYAVREAVRYNPYTFSRDPETLRGSFALATGESYCVPKATLLAGCARHCGIAARIGLADVRNHLSTPRLIALLKSDVFAMHGYTELYLQGRWVKATPAFNARLCEIFDVPALEFDGVNDSVFHAFNRQGLQSMEYLVDHGQFADVPETFFFEHLQQCYPHLFSERMPALLGDMQSDLSDA
- a CDS encoding glutathione S-transferase family protein, with the protein product MLKIWGRKNSSNVRKPLWAAQELGLAYEAIDAGGAFGVVDTPEYRAMNPNGRVPVIEDDGFVLWESNTIVRYLMARHANATHWYPADVQARASAEKWMDWTTSSFAGPMRTVFWGVLRTPPAQQDWSAINAAIKECEALLAMADQALASQPYLSGAEIGMGDIPLGSFIYAWFEMPIERTPQPHLQAWYARLKQRPAYQKAVMTALT
- a CDS encoding ABC transporter ATP-binding protein yields the protein MSSALSIRQLTKTYGNGFQALSGIDLDVAEGDFFALLGPNGAGKSTTIGILSTLVNKTSGSVNIFGHDLDRNPAALKRSIGVVPQEFNFNQFEKTFDIVVTQAGYYGIPPKVAKERAEQYLTQLGLWDKRDVPSRSLSGGMKRRLMIARALVHEPRLLILDEPTAGVDIELRRSMWSFLTELNQKGITIILTTHYLEEAEQLCRNIGIIDHGTIVENTSMRNLLGQLHVETFLLDLKHDMQVAPQLIGYPSRRIDSHTLEVQVDKAVGITALFAQLATQNIEVLSLRNKTNRLEELFVSLVEKNLAKVAI
- a CDS encoding ABC transporter permease, with the translated sequence MSSELQPNLVALNTIVYREVRRFTRIWPQTLLPPAITMVLYFVIFGNLIGRQIGDMGGFTYMEYIVPGLIMMSVITNSYGNVVSSFFGSKFQRSIEELMVSPVSPHTILIGYTLGGVLRGLMVGVIVTLLSMFFTDLQVHHLGVTILVVVLTATIFSLLGFINAVFARNFDDISIIPTFVLTPLTYLGGVFYSISLLPPFWQTVSLANPVLHMVNAFRYGILGVSDIKISIAITFMLVATVVLYVGCARLLVSGRGMRT
- a CDS encoding DUF2062 domain-containing protein; the encoded protein is MPRRLFKRYMPDPSSIREHKSLRFLGTLLHDPNLWHLNRHSVARAMAVGLFAAFLPIPMQMLVAAALAISVRGNIPIAVSLVWLTNPITMPVVFFCTYQTGAWLMNVPARSLPEELTWEWISGELSTLWQPFLLGSVVAGLVLGALAYCMTMTYWRWWVGRQWTRRKKARRTK
- a CDS encoding DNA internalization-related competence protein ComEC/Rec2; its protein translation is MRTGMLALALGLLTLVFLPALPPVGMLLAMVLLALMLLPFRTYPLALFLLGLVWACSSAQWALDNRLAPELDGQTRWIEGRVVGLPQYTPGVVRFELADAQARRTEVPKLLRLAWYDGPRVNSGERWRLAVKLKRPVGLLNPHSFDYEAWLLAQRIGATATVKDGQRLQPAQWAWRDAVRQRLLAVDAQGREGALAALVLGDSSGLSRADWQVLQDTGTVHLLVISGQHVGLLAGMVYLLIAGLARYGLWPQRLAWLPWACGLAFAAALGYGLLAGFEVPVRRACVMIGLVLLWRLRFRHLGAWWSWLLALNAVLLLDPMASLRPGFWLSFAAVAVLIFTFGGRLGPWRWWQTWTRAQWLIALGLCPVLLILNLPISLTGPLVNLLAVPWISLLVLPPALLGTLLLPVPYIGEGLLWLAGGLLEGLFGALAWVAGKLPAWVAPAVPLWVWAIAVLGAVLLLLPKGLPLRLLGWPMLLLLVFAPLRELPEGRAEVWQLDVGQGLAIVVRTRQHTLLYDTGPGFRDSDLGAQVVLPALRKFGVRHLDLMLISHAHADHAGGARSIWRGLPVTQVISGEPPDLPDELRALPCVSGKQWEWDGVRFALWHWPGATDSNQNSCVLQIEANGERLLLTGDIDARAERVLLDSSLAVHSHWLQAPHHGSRSSSSEAFVRALTPQGVLISRGHGNSFGHPHPQVVERYQRLGVQIYDSAEHGAVRLLLGDFAAPQAMRRGARFWHRAPSVSPAP
- a CDS encoding MotA/TolQ/ExbB proton channel family protein, with product MWELVKSGGWMMLPIILSSIAALGIVAERLWTLRASRVTPEHLLGQVWVWIKDKQLNKEKLKELRANSPLGEILAAGLANSKHGREIMKECIEEAAARVIHELERYINALGTIAAMAPLLGLLGTVLGMIDIFSSFMGSGMTTNAAVLAGGISKALITTAAGLMVGIPSVFFHRFLQRRIDELVVGMEQEAIKLVEVVQGDRDVDLTEGKA
- a CDS encoding ExbD/TolR family protein; amino-acid sequence: MKFRRKPRENVDINLASLIDVVFILLLFFVVTTTFTRETQLRVDLPEAVSGSPAEDQQAKQLDVAISADGTFSVNNQVLPKNDLASVIDALKKQSNGDTNLPLSISADGKTQHQAVITAMDAAGKLGFTHLRMTTVEAAPAP